Genomic DNA from Bacteroides zhangwenhongii:
TCGTTGATTACTTCAAGCTCGGGAATAGATTCTACGTTAAAACAGAAGATTCCATATTCTAATCCGAGATTGATTTCCCAGTCTGCTTTACCCACTCCCGCAAAAACGACTTTATTGGCCGGGAATCCTGCACGGATAGCGGCACGAATCTCTCCACCGCTCACGCAGTCGGCTCCCATTCCGCTTTCACGGATGATGGCAAGTACCTTCGGATTGGCATTCGCTTTGACAGCATAGTGTACTGAATAATTAGGATATTTGGCAACCTCATGGTTAATAGCCGACAATGTATCACGCAGCACTTTGGTATCGTAATAATAGAAAGGTGTCTGCAAAGTGCGGAATTTATCGATTGGAAATATTCCCTTCATAACTCAAAAACTTGTTTAGTTGGTTAAAAAAAGCGCTTTTATCAGTTCGGTAAAAGCGCTCATATTATTGATGGAATTATTTGCCGTTGAAAAGCATATCACTCAACGACTGTAAAGCCGCCTTCTTGTCACACTCCCGAATGAGGAAGGAGATGTTGTAGTTGCTTCCTCCGAATGAGATCATTCGCACCGGTATGTCGCGCATCGCATCAAGCGCTTTGGCTTCAAAACCGACATTTTCCCATTCCAGGTCACCTACAACGCAGATGATACACATTTCTTTATCAACGGTTACCGTTCCATATTTCTTCAGGTCATCTAAAATTTCATTAAGATGTTTCGTGTTATCTATCGTTACAGAAACACCGACCTCCGAAGTACAGATCATATCGATGGATGTCTGATAGCTTTCGAAGATTTCGAACACCTTACGCAAGAAACCGTGAGCCAATAACATACGGCTGGATTTGATCTTGATAGCAGTAATGTTATCTTTGGCGGCTACTGCTTTGATTTTTCCTTTCTCTGTATCATTGGAAATCAATGTGCCGGGAGCGGTCGGATCCATCGTATTCAGCAAACGTACAGGAATATTGGCATATTTAGCCGGCTGGATGCAGGTAGGATGCAGAATCTTCGCACCGAAATAAGCCAATTCGGCTGCTTCTTCGAAATGCAGCTGACGTACCGGAGCTGTCTTGTCAACGATACGCGGATCGTTATTGTGCATACCGTCAATGTCTGTCCAGATCTGAATTTCGGAAGCATTCACCGCTGCTCCGATCAGAGAAGCCGTATAATCGCTACCGCCACGTTGCAGGTTGTCTATCTCACCATAAGCATTGCGGCAGATGAAACCTTGCGTGATGTAGATATCCATATCCGGATAAAGTTCGAGCTGTGCCTGCAACTTCTCCTTAATATATACGGGGTCCGGCTCCGCGTTCTTATCAGTACGCATGAATTCCAAAGCCGGAAGCAGTACGGACTTCGCACCACATTCCTGCAGGTAGAAGTTCACCATTGCCGTAGAGATCAGCTCTCCTTGCGCCAAAACCACTTTCTCTTCAAACAAAGTGAAAAGGTCTTTCGTATAGGAGCGGATGTAGTCGAAGTGAGACTTGATGACTTCGAGACCTTTCTGTTTATATTCCTGAGTTGCGAATAGCTCATCAACGTGCTGTTTATATTTAGCTTCCAGCTTATTGATAATCTCGTTGGCACCCTCCGGATTCTTCTTATACAGATAGTCCGAAATTTCCACCAATGTGTTCGTTGTTCCCGACATAGCAGAAAGAACAACAATCTTCTGTTCACCATCGGTAATCAATTTGGCTACTTCCTTCATGCGCTGAGCAGAACCTACGGAAGTTCCTCCAAACTTTAAAACTTTCATTTTCGTTACTGTTTTAGTTATCTATATTTAAATCTATTTCTATTGTTCTCTGCCGGGGCATATATTCATCGGTCACATCGACAATCTGATGGTCGGCACAACGATACACCCGACCCGGATATTCTTTCAACAATTGCAGATTGTGCGTGGTCATCACAACGGATGAACCGGAACTGCAAATATTATGTAACAATTCAACAATCGATTTCCCCGTTTCCGTATCCAGGTTTCCGGTCGGTTCATCCGCCAGGATGATGGCCGGAGAATTGAGTACGGCACGTGCAATCACAATGCGCTGCTGTTCGCCACCGGAAAGTTCGTTCGGCAGTTTGTATCCTTTATTGGACATTCCTACCAAATTGAGCACTTCTTCAATACGTTCCTTGATTTCCTGTTTGTTCTTCCAGCCTGTGGCACGAAGTACAAATTCCAGGTTATTGTAAACGGTACGGTCTGTCAGCAACTGAAAATCCTGGAATACAATGCCTAACTTGCGACGCAATTGCGGGATATGCTTACGTTTGATAGACCGCATATTATA
This window encodes:
- a CDS encoding aspartate kinase; protein product: MKVLKFGGTSVGSAQRMKEVAKLITDGEQKIVVLSAMSGTTNTLVEISDYLYKKNPEGANEIINKLEAKYKQHVDELFATQEYKQKGLEVIKSHFDYIRSYTKDLFTLFEEKVVLAQGELISTAMVNFYLQECGAKSVLLPALEFMRTDKNAEPDPVYIKEKLQAQLELYPDMDIYITQGFICRNAYGEIDNLQRGGSDYTASLIGAAVNASEIQIWTDIDGMHNNDPRIVDKTAPVRQLHFEEAAELAYFGAKILHPTCIQPAKYANIPVRLLNTMDPTAPGTLISNDTEKGKIKAVAAKDNITAIKIKSSRMLLAHGFLRKVFEIFESYQTSIDMICTSEVGVSVTIDNTKHLNEILDDLKKYGTVTVDKEMCIICVVGDLEWENVGFEAKALDAMRDIPVRMISFGGSNYNISFLIRECDKKAALQSLSDMLFNGK
- a CDS encoding cell division ATP-binding protein FtsE, with amino-acid sequence MDDEALIRYKNVEIHQQELCVLSDVNLELHKGEFVYLIGKVGSGKTSLLKTLYGELDVIDGEAKVLDYNMRSIKRKHIPQLRRKLGIVFQDFQLLTDRTVYNNLEFVLRATGWKNKQEIKERIEEVLNLVGMSNKGYKLPNELSGGEQQRIVIARAVLNSPAIILADEPTGNLDTETGKSIVELLHNICSSGSSVVMTTHNLQLLKEYPGRVYRCADHQIVDVTDEYMPRQRTIEIDLNIDN